TCATTCAAGCTACAAATCAAATAAAAGTTAACATTGAGGTAAATTTTAGTTAAAGTAAACAATCAATAAACATTCACCTAAGTCTGAGTTAAAAATTTAGTTAACATTGAGTTCAAATTCAGCTAAAGTTTCAGTTTGAAATCCAGTTAAGTTTGAGTTCAAATTTAGTTAAAGTTTTAGTTAAAGGTTCAGTTAACATTGAGTATAAATTCGATTAATGTTTTAGTTAAAGTTCAGTTAACATTGAGTTCAAATTTAGCTGAAGTTTCAGTTAACATTGAGTTCAAATTCAGTTAAAAATTCAGTTAACATCGAGTTCAAATTCAGTAAACAAACTATAGCATATTGTAAACATATTGTGTTCAGTCCAAATTCAGTTGTTGAATTTTAGTTAAAAGTTTAGCTATGTTAAATTGAGTTAAATTTCAGTTAAAGTTTAGGTGCCTACTCAAATTTCAGTTGCATGTCTGACCACATAAACAACCTACAACATTAATCCTAGAACGGTAGAACTAAGTACACTTAGAACCCTAGAACCCTAACCTGAGAAACCAAATAGAGGTAGGGTAATAGAGAACTTACGGGACGCCGCCGAAGGAGGATGCATAGTGATGGCTGCCCGCATGATCTTGGCGAATGCAATCGTCGTCGTGTATCCAGCACAGTAAGTCGGCGCCAGCGGCTGCGAAGGCGGAGCCTGAGAAGGGTTTGAACTGCCACAAAACTCTAGCGGATCTACAGGAGGACCGCCGCCGCCAGATGCGTCGCCAACATCACGGCCGtcgccatcgccaccaccacgCGAGGTGGCCATCATCGGAGGTGAGAAACGGCAAAAGAGGAGAGGACGATAGAAAGGAGAGGGGCACAAGGGGGACTGTCTCACCACGACTGGCATGCGCGGGGTCTTGACCGTGTATGTCCAAACGGCGCCGTCTGCCCAGTCGTTAAGACACGTAAGAGTTTTTCGGGCCTACCTATCGAAAATGAGTTCAAACGCAGCTAAACATCGGATCAATGCTTTTTGCATCAGCTTAACAGATAGTTTGGTGTTTTCGCAACAGACTGACAATTTGGTGATTTCCAGCCAACCTAGCCACATATgttgtagtttcttgcaattgacTCGTATGTCGTAGGGTGTGAAGTTCTTTTGTTCATGAAACGAAGCCTGCAAGCTTTGCCAAAAGGTCGGGCCCTTCTTCACATTGTACAACGACTCATCCTCGATCGTCGATTACCCCGTCATCGTGCTTATCTAGAAAACAAGAAGTTAGAAAATATCAATGCCATGACCGAACACAAGCCTGGTGTGGTTTCCACCATGGATGGCATCGCAGTGGTGCAAAGAGTACCTGGATGCGGAGGAATTCCTGGATGGACAATAGTGTAGTCGAAGGCGGGCAATCATATGGGTGGGGTCTGAGGATGCATGGGCGAAGATTGAAGAGGTATAGTGTTGTCGTCCGACAATGAGGGCCCGGATGAAAGGAGGGGGGAGCAGGGACGAAGTGGAAGAAAAGGGAACTGGGAGGGGGATTTCCGTGGGCCGATGGTGCCAGACGGAGTGGAAGAAAAGGGAATTAGGAGGGGGATTTCCGTGGGCCGATGGTGTCAGAGTCATGTGTGGCTAGTGTCTAGATTATGGAGTAACAGGAAGCAAAACTTACGATCTTCATGCTTGACGAGCACAATGGCCACCTTGTCTTCACTCGATGAATCGCGCCGCAAAACTTCATGAAGGAGTTGCAAATTATGTAGCACTGATACGTTAGCGACTTCACATTATGTGCATGAATGACATGCATGTCGTATAGCATGGAGTTCTTTCGTTCATGAAACGAAGAATGCAAGCTTTGCCAAAAGAATGAGCCATTGTTCATGCCTACAAAGTCCATAGAAATGACCAAACACACATTGCACAACAACTCGTCCTCAATCACCGAGTACCTCATCATTGTGCTTCtctacaaaaaaacaaaaattcaaaaaaaaagatCAATGACATTTGACCGAACACCTTACGCCATGGACGGCGTCACAGTGGGCGGAGGGTACCTGGATGCAGAGAGATTCATGAATGGACAACGACATAGTCCAAGGTGGGCAGACGCGTGGATGGGATTTACAGACATCCGAGGATGCGTGAGCGGAGGCCAGCCATGTACAATGACACAATAATGGTGCGGATGATAGGAAGGGGGAGGGACGGGGTGAAGGAAAAGAGGGTGGGAGGAGGATTTCAATGGACCAGGGTGTCGGTGTCTACTTAAAATGTGATTGTTGGCTAATCCTATTATAACTGAGATACACAATTTATATTGTTGGAAAATGGATGGTGAATTTCGTTTTTTACCGTGTAGTTGTACACTTATGACACTAATTGCCCCCATCGAGTGGAAATTCGTCTATAATACCCTTTTTGGAGGCTTTAAACACTCGTTTTCTGATGCGTGTCCATCAGGCAAGACGTAAGATGACGCCGAGGGTTCAAAAATATATGAACGACGACGAAGAATGAAATAGATAGACAAGAAAAGTCCAGAGATGATCGTCAACGATGTCCTCTGATCTTTACAGATTTTTCTACGAATCACTAACGCAACAATGCCGATCTTATCTAACCTAAACAAGAAAAATGTAAACCTAAGGAAATACCGTGTTACAAGTCATCAAAATCTGATACTTCGATAAAAATTTCATTAAATGGAGTAATGTGTGTCATAAATGTACAACTACAGGGTAAAAAGCAGAATTCACTCGAATTTTTAATATAGTCATGAGGTCCTTGGCAGAAAAATAGATTGCAGTTGCAGTTTTCCGTTTTCCGTCCCACTTCGATCGCGTCGACCCTTTCTGGTTTTTCCTTCCCCACTTGGCTCTGCTCGCATCACGCGACGCGACGCGGGAGTGCGTGGTCTGAGTGGGAAGCTACTTACTCGGGACTAGCTCACTAGCAGCAGAGAGCGGCAGGGAGGGAGAGCCAAACAAAAACCCGAGCTCAAGCCGCCCCGGGATCTCCATTTTAGTTGTTTAAGGTGTGGTTTCACTCTTTTCCCTCCTGGTCTGTATGTCCCCGTTCTTGTTTCTGGGGGAGAAGATGTAGTTTTAGCTCTCGTTTCTTTGCTTGCCTTCATTCATGCGGGGAAAATGTCCCAATGCGCCTAGTTCCGCTGCAGATTGCGCGGTCAAATTTTGGGATCCTTGCTTTGGGTTGAAGAGACTTGGTCCTAATTTGGTGGTTTGGACTGGAGTGTGGTCAACAAATTCATGTCCAATTCGACGCACTAAGCTGCTTCCTGTGTATTTTATCTGCAGAGTGGAGTGCTCCACTGCTTCGGGCTCCTGCATTTGCCCTCGAgccgggaggaggagaaggctggaTCTTGGTGCACCCATTTCAAGTGCAGAGAAATTGCGGCGCTCCCTGCTCCTGGAGCGTTGTTTCGTGACAAGAAAATTAGAGTTTTAATCCTGTCGATTGTTTGAAGAATTGCCTCATTCGGTGGACAGAATCGCGCAGGGGCTACCACACATTGCTGGTGATGGTTTGATGGAGGTGGTTGCCAAGATTGCCGAGCCAGAGGGCCCTTGGGTGGCCACTGCTCAGCAGCCAAATAATTTAGAGCTGCCAGCATCACCAGTGACAGATGCAGCTAGGGAAGGGGAGAGCACACGGCAGCCGGATGAGAAGGACCTGTCGGCAGAAGGCGAGGAATCGTCGGGTGAGGGTGGCCGGAGTTCGTTCTCCGGGGTGAGCCACCCCCCGGAGCCAGTTGATGTGGATCTTATGAGCGCCGTGTACGTCGCAGTCGACGCGGAGAAGCCCGGGCCACCGGAGTGCTTGCTGCCAGGCCCGTCAGCCAGAGGATTGTCCATGGAAGACATTTCTGTCCATGCCACAGACGTGGAACCCAATGTGGTTGAAGAGGTGAAGGTGCCCGGTGCCCCTGTCCCAGAGCCTCCTGGCGAGGCCGTGCCCTCAGCTCAGCCGTCGGAGGAGAAGGATCGCGTGCGGGGTGCATCCCTCCCACCCAGTGGCAATGGCAGCCCTCGCAGCGGCAGTGACAGCGCCGGTGCCGTCGCTGCCACAAGCATCAGGAACAGCTGCGCAAGCACATGCAGAAGTGGATCCATTGCCGGTGAGCCCGTGGTGACCGCCGGGAGGACACATGACAGCGCAAAGGACGGCTTCCGGGGCAGCTCAATGGAGAGCATAAACACCAGCACGAGCCAAGCGAGCGACAGCAGCGACGACAGCAGCTGGAGCAACGCCACCGGAACCGCCAGCAAGCCGCACAAGGGCAACGACCCCCGGTGGAGGGCGATCCTGGCCGTCCGGGCCCGGGGCAGCGCGCTCGGGATGAGCCACTTCAGGCTGCTCCGGCGGCTCGGGTGCGGCGACATCGGCAGCGTGTACCTGTCGGAGCTGAGCGGGACGAGGTGCCACTTCGCGATGAAGGTGATGGACAAGGCGTCGCTGGCGAGCAGGAAGAAGCTGAGCCGGGCGCAGACGGAGAGGGAGATTCTGCAGCTCCTGGACCACCCGTTCCTCCCCACCCTGTACACGCACTTTGAGACCGACCGCTTCTCGTGCCTGGTCATGGAGTTCTGCCCCGGCGGCGACCTGCACGCGCTCCGGCAGCGCCAGCCGCGGAAACACTTCTCCGAGCACGCGGCGAggtaattattattaggtgaaaaTGCATTTCTTCATGGCCATGTTTGTTTACGTCGGTATCTTATCTTGTGCTCTTTAATTTTGGAATTCGGTGTAGTTTAACTATCTTAATGGTACATGTTTGCTCAAACATTGTCTAGTTTTGAAAATAATACTGTAGTACTCTGCCTTCATCAAAATGTATTCGAGAAATGGTACATATGGTCCCTGATTATTTACTGATGAAAAGAGTACAGTATTTAATTCGCAAAAAAAAGGACAGTACAGTATTTATGAACATACGGTCCCTGATTCTTACCCTGTACTACTGCACTGCGATCTCCACGGATCAGGACACATCGGTGCATGCAGTACAGTTACGGCATGAATAGCATGGCAAACAACCGAGCATGCTCAGTTTTGTTTTAATTCACAGTTGCAATGGTAGCAGCAGCATCTgttaaatagtactccctccgtccaataATTCTTGTCGTCGACGACAAGAATTAtgcgacggagggagtaattactACTGGTACTGAGCGTATTGGCCATGCTGGATTCTCTCTTTCGGATgaagtaagagcatcttcaacagtccgtatgttcaatcgttggtataagtgttcacatcaacaaccaacaacacatcatacaagctcttcaatggagtgtatgttaatcgtatgtaaaataactaagcgggtccactaaatagtgaagaaataaccatgcttgcctcggagcttgtgcgtgaaccgttgcttcaagttcatacgatttcattctctttcttcttttattatgtgtcatgtcatcaaaatcatctatgtgataattttaccaacgatgatcataccaccattggagatgccctaataAGTATACTGACGTGATCAGCGCGTGTGCTGGGCAGGTTTTATGCCGCGGAGATACTCCTGGCTCTGGAGTACCTGCACATGCTGGGGGTAGTCTACCGGGACCTCAAGCCGGAGAACGTGCTGGTGCGCGACGACGGCCACATCATGCTCTCCGACTTCGACCTGTCGCTGCAGCAGTGCGCGGTGTCGCCGACGCTCATCAGGGCGCCGGCGGCGTGCGACTCCGACCGCCGGAGCGCAGGGGGCGGCTTCTGCGCGCGGCCCTCCGCCTGCATGGAGCCTTCCGCGACCTGCGTCCAGCCCGCGTGCTTCATGCCCGGGCTGTTCGGCCGGAGGGGCGGGAGGCGGCGGGGCTCCGAGCCTGGGCAGGGCGTCTCTGCCGCCGCCCTGCCGGAGCTGGTGGCCGAGCCGACGGCGGCGCGGTCCATGTCGTTCGTGGGGACGCACGAGTACCTGGCCCCGGAGATCATCAAGGGCGAGGGCCACGGCAGCGCCGTCGACTGGTGGACCCTGGGCGTCTTCCTGCACGAGCTGCTCTACGGCAGGACGCCCTTCAAGGGGTCCGGCAACCGCGCCACGCTCTTCAACGTGGTCGGCCAGCAGCTGCGCTTCCCGGAGTGGCCGTCGACGAGCTACGCCGCCAGGGACCTCGTCAGGGGCCTGCTGGTCAAGGAGCCGCAGCAGCGGCTCGGCGTCAAGCGGGGCGCCGCCGAGATCAAGCAGCACCCCTTCTTTGAGGGCGTCAACTGGGCGCTCATCAGGTGCAGCACGCCTCCCCAAGTGCCCAAGCCCGTCGAGGCCGAGCCGCCGGCCAAGTGCGGGGCGACCCAGCAGCCTCCGGCGAGCGGCTGCGGCGAGAGGGCGATCGGCGCCGAGGTGAAGTCCGGCGGGAAGTTCCTCGACTTCGAGTTCTTTTAGACCACAGCGGGCGGGCCTTTATTTTCCTTTTCGGTTTGCTCCTGGCTCTGATTCGACCAGTGTTACTTAAGCTTGCGAGTTTGTACAAACACATTATTGGGAGCCAGCGTAGGAGATTTCTCATATCATAGTAGTATAACTGAGACACTGTATCAGAACACAACAGATGAAAGCAGGTCAGGTGCATCGACAGACTCACACTGCACAATCTTATTCCCATGACAACTCTCCCTTTCTAGACTGGGTTTGTATGACCATTTTGGTGGCTATTCACCATCTTATCTGTTAACAGATCTGTAATGTCAACTATAGCCGGCACTGTCATCAATTTTACCTTACCACCACACACCGCATGGGCACACCATTTACACACTATAGGTGAAGCTAAACAAATGACTATATTTTTATCCTAATCTGTGGTGGGCTCTCCAGGCAATCGCTCGTACAGCCGATAAATCAGCCGCGATTTCGTCATCTGATGCTCCCTCTCCAGGACGCAGATTACATCCTTCACAGAAACAGTTCGCTGTGGCCCATGCGAGTGGCGATTTGCGAATGAACCCTTGCCTTGCCTTTCCGTGCCTCCTGAAATGAACAGTATGATGTGCGCCCTGAGTTTCGAACGCACTAATAGAGAatgccgcgggggggggggggggggggggggggggatctttACCAGTTCCAAAGGCCGCAAGATGGCTCCTCTTTGAAGCCTCGCTGCGTTCTGCCGATCCTTTTCCAGATACATGGGATGGTCTTGGAGCTGGTGCCCGCTTCTGCTTAGCTTGTTCGGCCATCAGCTGCCACTTTGAAAACATATCACTTCCTCCAACTGCCTGCCGAGCAGCAACATTTGCTGCCGTTGTTCTCATtttatcatcttcttctttgttgGGCTGCAAGAGATTAAGTTATCAGGAAAAGAAGAGATGTCAAACTAGAGAGACAACATCAGATACTTACCTTCGCATTCTTTGGACGGCTTTCCTCTTTTTCTTTCTCCAATTCTGCGCCACCACTGCTACCATCCTGTACGCAAGCATAAAATGAACTGAAGTCACCAACACGCATTTCAATGAGATTTTGCTACCTATAAGTGAGCAAGTAGATCTTCCAGTACAAAACTGGGGCACACTTATTACCAAACACTCTTGTTCAGTTTAGAGCATCATTCAGTACGATAAAAATACCAAAAACTGTAAGCCACTATAGAACAGCTAGATTGATTCGATTCAATTCTATTCTCTTTCGTTTTTTTTTACTAAGACGCAAATTAGAACTGACGAGCTCTCAAGGATTTAGAACCAACATGTGTATAAATTCCAGAAAGgtgtggataaacaaaaattgcttGTTTTAAAACACTTATTAATTCTAAGTAACTTTGAATACCATGCAATCATCTAATAGCATGATGCTTCAACACAGCAAGCTCGTCATCCAAGTTGAATATGCATAAAATGGAGATTATGGAGCACCTCAGTCTGTTTCTTGTTCTTGTCTGTTTCTGCTTGTTTTTTGTCCCATTCTTCTTTAGCTTTCTGGTTCATCTGCAAAATTTGGCGTCCGACATCTGAAGTAATAACTAGTCGATGACCAGTCTTTTCTGCGTCGACTCTCTAGCAACACGACAAGCATGGTTAGTATCTCACAATATCCAACTATACCACAACCCGATAACTGAATAATGTGAAATGGCTAACCTGCTTTGAAACTCTTATAAGAGTACTTATGAATCTTCGCAGTCGCTCCTCCACACACTACGTAAGAGTTAAGGTTTAGACATACTGGCACAAAATTCTGACAGGCGGTCCTATGAACAGCTTACCATTGATAAACAACGCCCAACATCAGCGCCAGCGTTCTTCAAGTTACATTTAAGAACTGTCAAAAACATGTCATCAGTCAGTATTGCTTTAAATATTTATATGGTGTATGTACATACAGTTTTATGGTGTCTAATAAGTTCAAAGGGATTAACCGATTTCTGCTAGTTTCTTCACAAGAGGGCCCTTCTGCAGAAAGaggttttcttcttcctcctgtaCGATTCTCCGTGCGGCCTCTGTGGCTGGGCTCTCTTCCTTGGGGGCAGAGAGCAGTTGTTCCTCTTCTTCCTAGTCAAGTAAAAAAGTACCAATAGAGTATAAACAAGACACACAGGTAGTATTAGAAACGAAACATCAACCAGGAAGATTCATACCCTAAGATTAACACCACTAACAGCTGTGACATCATTAAGTTGATCGATGCTTTGTTCCTGGAAGGCTCCAGCTGTCTTTTGTCTTTTGCTAGAAACAGAAAGGAAATTAGATTGGGGTTATCCATAAAATGCAAGTACTCCGTAAGCTATACATCAGATAACAAGACGGAACCAGTGGGATGGCGCAAACTCTGAAACCTGGATGGTGGTGGTGCTGAACCAGCCGTTTCCAATGATTTCTTCTGGCCACCCGATTTCTTAGTAGTCCTTGCGGCAGGTGGTGTAGATGTTTTAGGGGCCGCCTGACAGTGAAGCCAGATGAGTAGATGCACAAATTATATTTGAAGAAGTATTTTAAAATTGTGAAGTTTTGAGGTATGAGAAAAATGCACAGCATGGCCACCAGTCTCATACATTTTTTTTCTCCTCATTTTAACTAAATTACATGGCTAGGTGCACGGGGGAGCCAGGAGATGAGAGCGAAGGCAGGGTGCGCCGCGAGGCAGCTGGCAGCGTGAGTGACGCAAAGAGACAGATGGGGGATCGAGAGAGATGCAGCCTTGCGAGAGAGGATAGTCGAGGGAGTAATAACCCGTGGAAGAGGAAATCTCTTGACTCGTCGGttacagaaggcagaagaggcaGCACCGCTCACCTCGCTtcagtgaccatgagatcactCGTCGGCTACGGAAGGCAGAAGAGGAAGCAGCCGATCACCTTGCTTCGGTGAccatggattgtttggtggagcaGAAGAGAGTAAACACAAAGATGAGAAGAGATCAGACGGCTGCAGATGGCTGGGCTATATTGCATCAACGGCTAGAACAATTCAGATGACATGGCTCGCTGAGGTTGCAGGAAAATCTGGAAGTGGGGGCTCCTATTTAGACATGTTACATGGCTGACACTCATTCAGAAAATTCATAGCAAACAAACCTTGCGCTTCAGCTGATCCAAGTATGTAACTTATAAGTCTGGACGAAGCCTTAAATATGCTGATTAAAGAGTGGAACTTTATATATATGCACTAAAAAAACGAGCATTTCTACATATAAATATAATATTAGGGAGCATCTATTTTTTTTCATAAACATTGCTAAAACAAAATATCCCCAGTACTGCATTTGACAcagtactccctcctttccgattTAAAGGGCCTATCTTAAAAATCAGAAAATTTCAATTTGTAAGGCCCATTGTCTTGGGGACATGCAAATATATGTCCACATTATATTCCAATCAAACTTTTGTTCCAAATGTAAAATCAACCAATGCATAAAGGAGTGAGAGGGCCATGCATGTAGCATTAATATGTTGCctggtactccctctgttcctttatataaggtgtatttgTTTTCTGATAAATTCCATGATGTAAGGTGCATTTCTTCTAATTCCTCGTAATTCCTTTTTTAAGGAAACTATCTCTCTCGCGATAGCCTGTATCTCTCCTTCTACACAAAAAAAGGAAAGTCTCTCTCTCGATTGCCTATATCCCTTCCTTTCCCGGCCTAATTGAATTACATGCCACTAACCAACGAATTAGCCAAGGGTAATTTCGTCCTAAATTCTCTACAATTATGTGCCTTCATCACCGTGCCGAAAAAATACACATTACATAAAGGAACAGAAGTACTTAAGTAGGTCCTCCTTGGTTTATATAATTTGCACAAGATGAGCCCAATAGACCGGTAAGGAGGGAGTATTAGTTAATTCTGTGATATTTTTTGGTTACAAGTTAATATTTGTGAATATGCGTATTTTGCTATTCAAAAGCTTCTTTTCCAAATTAATTGTTACTATTGTTGGCGGGTACAAGCCCGAAGGGTAAACTTGTAGCCCCCTGGTTCAAACACATGTCCAACAAGGAGCGGGC
This genomic stretch from Hordeum vulgare subsp. vulgare chromosome 6H, MorexV3_pseudomolecules_assembly, whole genome shotgun sequence harbors:
- the LOC123406398 gene encoding serine/threonine-protein kinase D6PK-like is translated as MEVVAKIAEPEGPWVATAQQPNNLELPASPVTDAAREGESTRQPDEKDLSAEGEESSGEGGRSSFSGVSHPPEPVDVDLMSAVYVAVDAEKPGPPECLLPGPSARGLSMEDISVHATDVEPNVVEEVKVPGAPVPEPPGEAVPSAQPSEEKDRVRGASLPPSGNGSPRSGSDSAGAVAATSIRNSCASTCRSGSIAGEPVVTAGRTHDSAKDGFRGSSMESINTSTSQASDSSDDSSWSNATGTASKPHKGNDPRWRAILAVRARGSALGMSHFRLLRRLGCGDIGSVYLSELSGTRCHFAMKVMDKASLASRKKLSRAQTEREILQLLDHPFLPTLYTHFETDRFSCLVMEFCPGGDLHALRQRQPRKHFSEHAARFYAAEILLALEYLHMLGVVYRDLKPENVLVRDDGHIMLSDFDLSLQQCAVSPTLIRAPAACDSDRRSAGGGFCARPSACMEPSATCVQPACFMPGLFGRRGGRRRGSEPGQGVSAAALPELVAEPTAARSMSFVGTHEYLAPEIIKGEGHGSAVDWWTLGVFLHELLYGRTPFKGSGNRATLFNVVGQQLRFPEWPSTSYAARDLVRGLLVKEPQQRLGVKRGAAEIKQHPFFEGVNWALIRCSTPPQVPKPVEAEPPAKCGATQQPPASGCGERAIGAEVKSGGKFLDFEFF